A window of Dorea formicigenerans contains these coding sequences:
- a CDS encoding LCP family protein, whose product MAGLGYAGIQKKKAAEAASAKATAEADDSNTVTWQGKTYKYNQNLSNYLLLGVDKRTPAETRVGKADAGQADALFLLSLNRKTKEMTLISIPRDTMTDVESFDLEGKSLGKSKDHISLSYGYGDGGAESCKLTQEAVSNLFYGLPIQGYLAMNLDGIPELSKSVGGLTVTVPNNSLEYKYPEFAEGAEVTLTEENTEVFLRSRDVDESQSAIYRMERQKAFLDAFSKKAKECYEQNAKFAADLFVAIKPYTVTNISEDRLMKLFQTADEGDGYTEWTVPGEGTQGLSYDEYHVDDDALYAKIMETFYQEIK is encoded by the coding sequence GTGGCAGGTCTGGGATATGCAGGTATCCAAAAAAAGAAAGCAGCAGAAGCGGCAAGTGCGAAAGCAACCGCGGAAGCAGATGATTCCAACACCGTCACCTGGCAGGGAAAGACTTACAAATACAATCAAAATCTCAGTAACTACTTATTACTTGGAGTAGACAAGCGTACACCGGCAGAGACAAGAGTCGGAAAAGCCGATGCAGGACAGGCAGATGCCTTATTCCTGTTGTCGCTGAACCGTAAGACAAAGGAAATGACACTGATCTCGATTCCGAGAGATACGATGACAGATGTGGAAAGCTTTGACCTGGAAGGGAAAAGCCTTGGAAAATCCAAAGACCACATCAGCCTCTCCTATGGATATGGAGACGGCGGTGCCGAGAGCTGCAAACTCACACAGGAAGCAGTGTCCAATCTCTTCTATGGACTTCCGATTCAGGGTTATCTTGCTATGAACTTAGACGGGATTCCAGAGCTTTCAAAAAGCGTAGGAGGTCTGACAGTGACTGTGCCAAATAACAGTCTGGAGTATAAATATCCGGAATTTGCCGAAGGTGCAGAAGTAACACTGACCGAAGAAAATACAGAAGTTTTCTTAAGAAGCAGAGATGTAGATGAAAGCCAGAGCGCCATCTACCGGATGGAACGTCAGAAAGCATTCTTAGATGCGTTTTCAAAAAAGGCAAAAGAATGCTATGAGCAAAATGCAAAATTTGCAGCAGATTTGTTCGTGGCAATCAAACCATATACCGTCACAAATATCAGCGAAGACCGTCTGATGAAGTTGTTCCAGACAGCAGACGAAGGAGACGGCTATACAGAATGGACTGTTCCGGGAGAAGGAACACAAGGTCTTTCCTACGATGAATACCACGTAGATGACGATGCTCTGTATGCAAAGATTATGGAGACGTTCTATCAAGAAATAAAATAG
- the srtB gene encoding class B sortase — MKKRYVVAGILAAAGLICGGIAYYQYYQDAHAGQEYEKIKEKVVTEEPKKPEETQKSTVEIPIDFQTLQNMNPDIYAWIKVPGTVIDYPIVQSGTDNSYYLNHSVEHDENKAGAIFTEDYNTKTFEDSNTVVYGHGMANGSMFDGLHQYMDRDFFDQNKEVIIYMPDKILHYRIFAAYLYDNRHLLQSFNFDNKDIYQAYLDMVFGIRDMKSNIDTAASVTADDKIITLSTCYAGMDNRRYLVQAVLVSIEQ; from the coding sequence ATGAAGAAACGATACGTCGTAGCAGGGATACTGGCAGCAGCCGGACTGATCTGCGGAGGAATTGCATATTACCAATATTATCAGGATGCCCATGCAGGGCAGGAATATGAAAAAATAAAAGAAAAAGTCGTGACAGAAGAACCAAAAAAACCAGAAGAGACACAAAAAAGTACCGTTGAGATACCAATCGACTTCCAGACATTACAGAACATGAATCCAGATATATATGCATGGATTAAAGTACCGGGAACCGTCATCGACTATCCAATCGTACAGAGCGGGACAGATAACAGCTATTATCTGAACCATAGTGTGGAACATGATGAGAACAAAGCCGGAGCAATCTTTACCGAGGATTACAATACGAAGACCTTCGAAGATTCGAACACCGTGGTCTACGGACACGGCATGGCAAATGGCTCCATGTTTGACGGTCTGCATCAATATATGGACCGGGATTTCTTTGATCAGAACAAAGAAGTCATCATCTACATGCCGGACAAGATTTTGCACTACCGGATCTTTGCAGCATACCTGTATGACAACCGGCATCTGCTGCAAAGCTTTAACTTTGATAACAAAGACATTTACCAGGCTTACCTGGATATGGTATTCGGTATCCGGGATATGAAGTCGAATATTGATACAGCAGCGAGTGTGACTGCAGATGACAAGATCATCACACTATCTACCTGCTATGCAGGTATGGACAACCGTAGATATCTGGTACAAGCCGTACTAGTATCTATAGAACAATAA
- a CDS encoding LPXTG cell wall anchor domain-containing protein — protein sequence MKKKLISLAMLVTVFAMQVVGVSAASKTATMAVVGNSKGYYEVDAMDQEELDTVAAADKTTADLIKDINAGTKTLEDLAKAESSIASEIEGKSLVTAFMDLRKIGDVSKTADGKYQVTLSVPALTKGMTDVKVLHFSTERKVWEVITPSNVDLDNKEITFELQDLSPIAIIAKVDASQAVTNTTGTSPKTGVDSTNTVPFAGAAVVLLGAAAVVAFRKKNA from the coding sequence ATGAAGAAGAAACTGATCAGCCTGGCTATGCTGGTAACAGTATTTGCAATGCAGGTTGTAGGTGTATCCGCTGCAAGTAAGACAGCAACAATGGCTGTAGTCGGAAATTCCAAAGGATATTATGAAGTAGATGCTATGGATCAGGAAGAACTGGACACAGTCGCAGCAGCTGACAAGACAACAGCAGATCTGATCAAAGACATCAATGCCGGAACTAAGACACTGGAAGATCTTGCAAAGGCAGAATCCAGTATTGCATCAGAGATTGAAGGAAAATCACTGGTAACAGCATTTATGGATCTTAGAAAGATCGGAGATGTAAGCAAAACTGCAGATGGAAAATACCAGGTAACATTATCTGTACCTGCACTTACAAAAGGAATGACAGACGTAAAAGTACTTCACTTCAGTACAGAGCGTAAAGTATGGGAGGTTATCACACCATCTAACGTAGACCTGGACAATAAAGAGATTACTTTTGAATTACAGGATCTGTCACCAATCGCAATTATTGCGAAAGTTGATGCTTCACAGGCAGTGACAAATACAACAGGAACATCACCAAAAACAGGTGTTGATTCCACAAACACAGTGCCATTCGCTGGCGCAGCAGTCGTTCTTTTAGGAGCGGCAGCAGTTGTAGCATTCAGAAAAAAGAATGCTTAA
- a CDS encoding sugar transferase has translation MKKIPFAVVKMVNIVLLMIPFVICWTLYYEPRTTTVGSKQVSVLVMIIFFLICYYFGQRLDCFRVSILQIRDVIFGEVLATMITDIIMYILIWMLSIHLPNLIPGLITWGGQCVIGVIWAYVMHQSYFSTHPPLRTIVIYDERMGMENLIHTYGLEKRFNIKTVYPVESIMDKLEVMEEFDAAFLCGIHSRERNIILKHCISHKIKLFMIPRIADVMMRGSEQIHMLHLPILKTQRYKPSIEYQIIKRTMDIVVSGIATIVLSPLFLITAIAVKSDGGPAFYKQKRLTKDGKVFEILKFRSMRVDAEKYSGAVLSAGENDPRITKVGRIIRACRLDELPQLLNILKGDMSLVGPRPERPELQKEIEKEVPEFGLRLQAKAGLTGYAQVYGKYNTTFYDKLLMDLMYISKPSILEDLTIMLATVKILTSKESTEGVGEEKNALELRDEKKRS, from the coding sequence ATGAAAAAAATTCCATTTGCAGTTGTAAAAATGGTAAATATCGTGTTGCTGATGATTCCGTTCGTAATATGTTGGACATTATATTACGAACCGAGAACCACAACAGTCGGATCAAAGCAGGTTAGCGTACTTGTTATGATAATATTCTTTTTAATTTGTTATTATTTTGGACAAAGATTGGATTGCTTTCGCGTATCCATCTTACAGATTCGAGATGTTATATTTGGTGAAGTACTGGCAACCATGATTACGGATATTATTATGTATATCCTGATTTGGATGTTATCTATCCATTTACCGAATCTGATTCCGGGACTTATTACCTGGGGTGGGCAGTGCGTTATAGGAGTAATATGGGCATATGTTATGCATCAAAGTTATTTTTCTACACATCCTCCGCTTCGTACAATCGTGATATATGACGAACGAATGGGAATGGAAAATCTTATTCATACATATGGACTTGAAAAGAGATTTAATATCAAGACGGTTTATCCAGTGGAAAGTATTATGGATAAGCTGGAAGTAATGGAAGAATTTGATGCCGCATTTTTGTGTGGGATACATTCTCGCGAAAGAAATATCATATTAAAACATTGTATCAGTCATAAAATCAAACTTTTTATGATTCCGAGAATTGCAGATGTTATGATGCGTGGATCGGAACAGATACATATGTTACACTTACCAATTTTGAAAACTCAGAGATATAAGCCATCGATAGAATATCAAATCATTAAAAGAACGATGGATATTGTAGTATCGGGAATAGCAACAATTGTATTATCTCCATTATTCCTAATTACGGCAATTGCTGTGAAGTCAGATGGAGGTCCGGCATTTTATAAGCAAAAGAGACTTACAAAAGATGGAAAAGTATTTGAAATTTTAAAATTCCGCAGTATGCGAGTAGATGCTGAAAAATACAGTGGAGCAGTTCTGTCAGCAGGAGAAAATGATCCAAGAATTACAAAGGTTGGACGCATTATTCGTGCATGCAGATTAGATGAACTTCCACAGCTGCTAAATATCTTAAAAGGTGATATGAGTCTGGTGGGACCTCGTCCGGAGAGACCGGAACTTCAAAAAGAGATTGAAAAAGAAGTGCCGGAATTCGGACTTCGTCTTCAGGCAAAGGCAGGACTTACTGGTTATGCTCAGGTATATGGAAAGTATAATACTACTTTCTATGACAAGTTATTGATGGATCTTATGTATATCTCCAAACCAAGCATCTTGGAAGACCTTACGATTATGCTTGCGACAGTGAAGATACTGACAAGCAAGGAGAGTACAGAAGGTGTTGGAGAAGAGAAAAATGCACTAGAACTTAGAGATGAAAAAAAGCGCAGTTAA
- a CDS encoding glycosyltransferase: protein MDNYMGYSVLMSVYYKEKPEYLKQSIESIQMQTLPTDNFVLVCDGPLTQELNDVIAEKEQEMQHVLNVIRLKKNGGLGNALNEGIKYCQNELVARMDSDDIAYPNRCEKQVDVFNTRPEVSVCSGIVEEFSTSYEIVDSKRIPPEKQEEIIEFAKKRNPFNHPCVMYKKSAVEAVGSYQDFYLLEDYYLWLRLLMAGYQGYNIQEPLLHMRAGKDMYLRRAGWRYAVAQAKLFKFMKEHKFIGSFQYIKSCIVRGGSAMAPNWLRRFMFERLLRKKV from the coding sequence ATGGATAATTATATGGGATATTCAGTTCTGATGTCGGTTTATTATAAAGAAAAGCCTGAATATTTAAAACAATCAATAGAAAGCATACAAATGCAAACTCTTCCTACAGATAATTTTGTATTGGTTTGCGATGGACCGCTGACTCAAGAGTTAAATGATGTGATTGCGGAAAAGGAACAAGAAATGCAACATGTTTTGAATGTTATTAGGCTGAAAAAAAATGGTGGTCTTGGGAATGCGTTGAACGAAGGAATAAAATATTGTCAAAATGAATTGGTTGCAAGAATGGATAGTGATGATATTGCGTACCCGAATCGATGCGAAAAGCAGGTTGATGTTTTTAATACAAGACCAGAGGTGAGTGTTTGTTCTGGGATTGTGGAGGAATTTTCAACGTCTTATGAAATCGTAGATTCAAAAAGGATTCCGCCAGAAAAACAGGAAGAGATTATTGAATTTGCTAAAAAACGTAATCCATTTAATCATCCGTGCGTAATGTATAAAAAATCAGCAGTTGAGGCGGTTGGTTCATATCAGGATTTTTATTTACTTGAGGATTATTATCTTTGGCTTAGATTATTAATGGCTGGATATCAGGGATATAATATTCAAGAACCATTACTTCATATGAGAGCTGGCAAAGATATGTATTTAAGAAGAGCAGGCTGGAGATATGCAGTAGCACAAGCAAAATTATTTAAATTTATGAAAGAACATAAATTCATTGGAAGTTTTCAATATATTAAAAGTTGCATAGTTCGTGGAGGCTCAGCAATGGCTCCAAATTGGTTGAGAAGGTTTATGTTTGAAAGACTATTAAGAAAAAAGGTATGA
- a CDS encoding acyltransferase family protein, with protein sequence MMKKDRNQFVDIMRGIAMLLVVLGHTMTGCTVDSQQSLLFNIVWSLQMPLFILISGYVTKYSCTIWNVKGLFKYIKRRTVAYMLPWFVWSFLIRGIVFGQKGFLDIKSLIWNMDSGYWFLATIWSISMIFGVASYVAELVGKDNNLKKQMTLLIVYILGMVVLASIGILLGMSFFAIKLTLYYMPFYYLEYLYGQYDARILDCEKGKRIVEFVIASSFIIWLFVILRISIYEMPDNGFAIIMRAGISLAGCIAISGLSKGLFTNKSDFFRGGAQLDRCTFSGNLLYALPIIMPGKNKKQLSHMQLDGEKSNFNKLCDDSDINNTGCKSHKQQQMFCIFIDGKEKIKIFFFGLGKEVWKYT encoded by the coding sequence ATGATGAAAAAAGATAGAAATCAATTTGTAGATATCATGCGTGGCATTGCCATGTTACTAGTTGTTTTGGGACATACTATGACTGGATGTACAGTGGATTCACAACAAAGTCTTCTTTTTAATATAGTTTGGTCACTTCAAATGCCATTATTTATTTTGATAAGTGGGTATGTTACAAAATATAGTTGCACAATTTGGAATGTAAAAGGATTATTTAAATATATAAAACGGCGAACAGTAGCATATATGCTTCCGTGGTTTGTATGGAGCTTTTTGATTCGTGGAATTGTATTTGGGCAAAAAGGGTTTTTAGATATTAAATCACTTATATGGAATATGGATTCAGGATATTGGTTTCTTGCAACTATTTGGAGCATTAGCATGATTTTTGGGGTGGCTTCTTACGTTGCAGAATTAGTAGGGAAAGATAATAATCTGAAAAAACAGATGACATTGTTAATCGTATATATATTAGGAATGGTTGTATTAGCTTCCATAGGTATTTTATTAGGAATGTCTTTTTTTGCAATAAAATTAACGTTATATTATATGCCGTTTTATTATTTGGAATATTTATATGGACAATATGATGCAAGAATATTAGATTGTGAAAAAGGAAAAAGAATAGTGGAGTTTGTAATAGCAAGCAGCTTTATTATATGGTTATTTGTTATTCTTAGAATTTCAATTTATGAAATGCCAGATAATGGTTTTGCAATTATTATGAGGGCAGGCATTTCTTTAGCAGGTTGCATAGCAATAAGTGGACTTAGCAAAGGATTATTTACAAATAAATCTGATTTTTTCAGGGGGGGGGCTCAGCTGGATCGGTGCACATTCTCTGGAAATTTATTGTACGCACTACCTATTATTATGCCTGGTAAAAACAAAAAACAATTATCACATATGCAGCTTGATGGGGAAAAATCTAATTTTAATAAATTATGTGATGACAGTGATATTAACAATACTGGTTGTAAAAGTCATAAACAGCAACAGATGTTTTGCATTTTTATTGATGGGAAAGAAAAAATAAAAATTTTTTTCTTTGGGCTGGGAAAAGAAGTTTGGAAATATACATGA
- a CDS encoding glycosyltransferase family protein has protein sequence MHSRVLIVGTVPYNTKSTSRAFDAYFHYWEKNNIAQIFSNTKKPCKGHCETLFQITDQRILKRWLGKRIDTGLIFQYEELDNEWKDNDLEVGDAKVEAAYKFGRKHTPFTHLLRGVLWRKKFWCTEKLNKWLEEFDPQCVFLAFSDDYFIPEIAMYVAEKFDIPIVSCIGDDYYFNVEKTLNPIYHLYKSTYKRLIDKVLSWPGSAIYISDKIKEKYNSEFKLDGETVYLTSTVPRKEFKLINKEKPVITYFGNIGMGRNNSLNDIGYALGKINPSYKLEVYSNEKDERIYSVFDKNVNIEYKGSVPYTQVQQRMAESDITVIVEGFEEKDINLSRYSLSTKAADALASGAAILTYGSMESGIIDYMKSTNASMVCTDKSELITSIKKLIEDPKLQRDYYEQAIVMTKEHHNLQASCKSSEQVIEKAIRHMKKMENS, from the coding sequence ATGCATTCTAGAGTGCTAATTGTCGGAACAGTACCGTATAATACGAAATCTACATCAAGAGCCTTTGATGCGTATTTTCATTATTGGGAAAAGAATAATATTGCACAAATTTTCTCTAATACAAAGAAACCGTGTAAAGGACATTGTGAAACACTTTTTCAAATTACTGATCAACGAATTTTGAAAAGATGGTTAGGAAAAAGAATAGATACAGGTTTAATATTTCAGTATGAAGAGCTTGATAATGAATGGAAAGATAATGATTTGGAAGTTGGTGATGCTAAAGTAGAGGCAGCTTATAAATTTGGAAGAAAACACACGCCTTTTACACATTTGTTGCGTGGCGTGCTTTGGCGAAAAAAATTTTGGTGTACAGAAAAGTTGAATAAATGGCTTGAAGAGTTTGATCCTCAATGTGTTTTTCTGGCATTCTCGGATGATTATTTTATACCGGAGATAGCAATGTATGTTGCAGAAAAATTCGATATCCCGATTGTTTCTTGTATAGGCGATGATTATTATTTTAATGTAGAAAAAACGCTGAATCCGATTTATCATCTATACAAATCAACGTATAAACGATTAATTGATAAAGTTTTATCATGGCCAGGAAGTGCAATCTATATTAGTGACAAGATAAAAGAAAAATACAATTCGGAATTTAAACTTGATGGAGAAACAGTATATTTGACTTCAACGGTTCCAAGAAAAGAATTTAAGTTGATTAATAAAGAAAAACCGGTGATAACATATTTTGGAAATATTGGAATGGGAAGAAACAATTCGCTAAATGATATTGGGTATGCTCTTGGAAAAATAAATCCAAGCTACAAATTAGAAGTTTATTCGAATGAAAAAGATGAAAGAATTTATTCTGTATTTGATAAAAATGTAAATATTGAATATAAAGGATCTGTTCCTTATACACAGGTACAGCAACGTATGGCTGAAAGCGATATTACTGTAATTGTTGAAGGATTTGAAGAAAAAGATATTAACCTTTCTAGATATTCTTTATCTACAAAGGCAGCAGATGCATTAGCCAGTGGAGCGGCAATTCTTACGTATGGTTCGATGGAAAGTGGCATTATTGACTATATGAAGTCAACAAATGCATCGATGGTTTGTACAGATAAAAGTGAATTGATAACATCAATAAAAAAACTGATAGAAGATCCAAAACTCCAACGCGATTATTATGAGCAAGCAATAGTGATGACTAAAGAACATCATAATCTCCAGGCAAGTTGTAAATCATCAGAACAAGTCATTGAAAAAGCAATAAGACATATGAAAAAAATGGAGAATAGTTAG
- a CDS encoding glycosyltransferase yields the protein MRIVQINGGAKGSTGKIMMGIADIAKLQGHEVMCASPITSTNRDAGKNCGYYRIGNYYSRRFNVALARMTGFNGCFAWIETYRLLKKIDKFSPDIIHLHNLHDSYINLPMLFNYIKKIDIPVVWTLHDCWAFTGQCPHFTLAKCDKWKTGCYDCPQYREYPASLYDNTKKMWKLKKKWFTGVKHMTIVTPSKWLAELAKESYLKKYPIKVINNGINLKIFKPTTGNFKERYKISEDKNIILSVSFEWGYRKGLDCIIRLAEMLGENYQVVVVGTDDKVDKQLPNNILSIHRTQNQKELAEIYSVANVFVNPTREEVLGMVNIESLACGTPVVMFQTGGSPECVDEKSGIVIEKNKTEAMFKTIIQICEQKLFDEKDCVTRAKKFDESKKYHEYIELYLSSVER from the coding sequence ATGCGGATAGTACAAATTAACGGAGGTGCTAAAGGAAGCACTGGAAAAATAATGATGGGAATTGCAGATATTGCAAAATTACAAGGACATGAAGTAATGTGCGCATCACCTATTACTTCGACAAATCGTGATGCGGGAAAAAATTGTGGGTATTATAGAATTGGAAATTATTATAGTAGACGTTTTAACGTTGCACTTGCACGGATGACAGGATTTAATGGCTGTTTTGCATGGATAGAAACTTATAGACTATTAAAGAAAATTGATAAATTCAGTCCTGATATTATTCATTTACATAATTTGCATGATTCGTACATCAATTTACCAATGCTATTTAATTATATAAAAAAAATTGACATTCCAGTAGTATGGACTCTCCATGATTGCTGGGCTTTTACTGGACAATGTCCACATTTTACTTTGGCAAAATGTGATAAATGGAAAACAGGGTGCTATGATTGCCCACAATATAGAGAATATCCAGCATCACTTTATGATAACACAAAAAAAATGTGGAAATTAAAGAAAAAATGGTTCACAGGGGTAAAGCATATGACGATTGTTACTCCATCAAAATGGTTGGCTGAATTAGCGAAAGAATCATATTTAAAAAAGTATCCAATAAAAGTAATTAACAATGGCATTAATTTAAAGATATTTAAACCAACAACTGGAAATTTTAAAGAACGTTATAAAATATCTGAAGATAAAAATATTATTTTGAGTGTATCTTTTGAATGGGGATATCGAAAAGGACTTGATTGTATTATAAGATTGGCAGAAATGTTGGGAGAAAATTATCAAGTTGTTGTAGTTGGAACAGATGATAAGGTAGATAAACAACTCCCTAACAATATATTATCAATTCATAGAACTCAAAATCAAAAAGAATTAGCAGAAATTTATAGTGTTGCTAACGTGTTTGTTAATCCAACGAGGGAAGAAGTATTAGGAATGGTCAATATTGAATCGCTAGCTTGTGGAACTCCTGTTGTGATGTTTCAAACAGGAGGAAGCCCTGAGTGTGTTGATGAAAAAAGTGGAATAGTTATAGAAAAAAATAAAACAGAAGCAATGTTCAAAACAATTATTCAAATATGCGAACAAAAATTATTCGATGAAAAAGATTGTGTAACGAGAGCAAAAAAGTTTGATGAATCAAAAAAATATCATGAATATATAGAATTATATTTAAGCAGTGTAGAGAGGTAG
- a CDS encoding glycosyltransferase family 4 protein, which yields MKIIYVSNFMNHHQLPFSMALLNQKDIEYTFISLESIPEERLNMGYEDMNHKYSFVLCAYDSAKNMKIAEKLIDEADVAIYGSCPDKMILRRTKRGKLSFKFSERYFKEGTGILRLPHNWASAWKHLKPFEKGPLYFCCSSAYTAADLNRYTNFRNRAFKWGYFPETKKYNIETLMSQKSSCKTGNNQPAVSILWVGRLIKWKHPEAAIELAVALKKKGYSFKITIIGNGELEEQLRIMIEEKKVSDYVELIGAIASSKVRTYMEKADIFLFTSDFNEGWGAVLNEAMNSACAVVASHAIGAVPFLVRDGENGFIYENGNRKHFEEKVCLLLDNPELRKRMGRKAYKTIVDLWNSEIAANRFVELVRELKNENSGDNMFDDGPCSKAEILDNRWYHIDEN from the coding sequence ATGAAAATCATATATGTTTCTAATTTTATGAATCATCATCAATTGCCTTTTTCGATGGCTTTGTTGAATCAAAAAGACATTGAGTATACATTTATTAGTTTAGAATCTATTCCAGAAGAACGACTTAATATGGGATATGAAGACATGAACCATAAGTATTCTTTTGTACTTTGTGCTTATGACTCTGCAAAAAATATGAAGATCGCAGAAAAATTAATAGATGAAGCAGATGTGGCAATATATGGCTCATGCCCAGATAAAATGATTTTAAGGCGAACGAAAAGAGGTAAATTAAGTTTCAAATTTAGTGAAAGGTATTTTAAAGAAGGAACGGGTATTTTGAGATTACCACATAACTGGGCTAGTGCATGGAAACATTTAAAGCCATTTGAAAAAGGTCCTTTATATTTTTGCTGTAGTAGTGCATATACGGCTGCTGATCTAAATCGATATACAAATTTTAGGAACAGGGCTTTTAAATGGGGATATTTTCCAGAAACGAAAAAATATAATATTGAAACATTGATGAGCCAAAAATCATCGTGTAAGACAGGGAATAATCAACCAGCAGTTTCTATTTTGTGGGTAGGAAGACTTATAAAATGGAAACATCCAGAAGCAGCGATAGAATTAGCAGTAGCTTTGAAGAAAAAGGGGTATTCATTTAAAATTACAATAATTGGTAATGGTGAATTAGAAGAACAACTCAGGATAATGATTGAAGAAAAAAAAGTATCAGATTATGTGGAGTTAATTGGTGCAATTGCTTCATCAAAAGTTCGAACCTATATGGAAAAAGCAGACATATTTCTTTTTACAAGTGATTTCAATGAGGGTTGGGGAGCAGTTTTGAATGAAGCAATGAATAGTGCATGTGCGGTTGTTGCAAGTCATGCGATAGGGGCTGTTCCATTTTTGGTAAGAGATGGAGAAAATGGATTTATATATGAGAATGGAAACCGAAAGCATTTTGAAGAAAAAGTATGTCTATTGTTAGACAACCCTGAACTTCGAAAAAGAATGGGAAGAAAAGCATACAAAACAATTGTAGATTTGTGGAATTCAGAGATTGCGGCAAATCGTTTTGTTGAATTAGTAAGAGAATTAAAGAATGAAAATTCAGGGGATAATATGTTTGATGATGGTCCATGCAGCAAAGCAGAAATATTAGATAATAGGTGGTATCATATAGATGAAAATTAA
- a CDS encoding acyltransferase, protein MKIKEKLHLKGIHRVINLFFINYVFRGTKPFVCEIKRKLLSGIGCTVGEGTTIVGPIECKGTILIGKNCWIGKNCKINGNGTVKVGDNCDLGPEVTFQTGGHVIGDANRRAGLGEIYHQTVEDGTWIGGRSTICNNVTIGKGCVIAACACVVNDIPENTLVGGVPAKSIRRLD, encoded by the coding sequence ATGAAAATTAAGGAAAAATTGCATTTGAAAGGAATCCATCGAGTAATCAATTTATTTTTTATTAATTATGTATTTAGAGGAACAAAACCATTTGTTTGTGAGATTAAACGCAAATTACTTAGTGGAATAGGTTGTACGGTTGGTGAAGGTACGACTATTGTTGGACCTATTGAATGTAAAGGAACTATTTTGATTGGAAAAAACTGCTGGATTGGAAAAAACTGCAAAATAAATGGTAATGGAACAGTAAAAGTAGGTGACAATTGTGATTTGGGACCAGAAGTTACTTTTCAGACTGGAGGACATGTAATCGGCGATGCTAATCGGAGAGCAGGACTTGGTGAAATATACCATCAAACTGTTGAAGACGGGACTTGGATAGGAGGAAGAAGCACAATATGTAATAATGTTACGATAGGAAAAGGGTGTGTTATAGCAGCATGTGCTTGTGTTGTGAATGATATACCTGAGAATACATTGGTTGGTGGAGTACCAGCAAAAAGCATTAGGAGATTGGACTAA